In a genomic window of Bacillus rossius redtenbacheri isolate Brsri chromosome 4 unlocalized genomic scaffold, Brsri_v3 Brsri_v3_scf4_2, whole genome shotgun sequence:
- the LOC134542348 gene encoding coiled-coil domain-containing protein 115-like, with the protein MDAVCRQLDVLAVEVLELMQEQLRVKAQLSEAMKDGCLNLAKARYISGNTSISTLQLPCGEQDVSAQAKVSLQDGQLQLVRTVPADIGQLDGGAEEVERAVDPLQWFGVLVPRNLRQAQSSFRGALEWAVDAANVQLRLHRCQDQYQQLLKVKLELASAQ; encoded by the coding sequence ATGGACGCGGTGTGCCGACAACTGGACGTGCTGGCGGTGGAAGTACTGGAGCTGATGCAGGAGCAGCTGCGAGTGAAGGCCCAGCTGTCGGAAGCCATGAAGGATGGCTGCCTGAACCTGGCCAAGGCCCGCTACATCTCGGGCAACACGAGCATCTCCACGCTGCAGCTGCCGTGCGGGGAGCAGGACGTGAGCGCGCAGGCGAAGGTGTCGCTGCAGGACGGGCAGCTGCAGCTGGTCAGGACCGTGCCGGCCGACATCGGGCAGCTCGACGGAGGGGCGGAGGAGGTGGAGAGGGCGGTGGATCCACTGCAGTGGTTCGGAGTGCTGGTGCCTCGCAACCTGCGCCAAGCCCAGAGCAGCTTCCGCGGTGCCTTGGAGTGGGCCGTGGATGCGGCCAACGTGCAGCTCCGGTTGCATCGATGCCAGGACCAGTATCAGCAGCTATTGAAGGTCAAGTTGGAACTTGCATCAGCCCAGTAG